In Mycobacterium sp. Aquia_213, the sequence TCGTGGGTTCCGCCGGCCGCGGTGAAGACCTCGCGAAGCAGCAGCCGCAACTGGTCGGCGTCGGCAAGCCACGGCTGCGAGTCGTCGGGGCCGACCAGCTCCGCGCGTCCTTCGGCGGTCGCCCATTGCCAGCCGTTGCGGTACGTGACGGCCAGCTGCGGTCGCTCCCGGAGATTGGCGAGTTTGACTTTGCCGTACGTGGTGAAGCCGAGGACCGGCTCACCGGTGTGTGGGTGCGGTAACAGACCGACGTTGACCAGCGATGCCTGCACGGTTCCGTCGGCGCGCACCGTCGAGATCACCGCCAGTCCGCTTTCCGCCGCCGCCAGCGCCACAGCGTCTTCGAGTGTGGTCATCTGTTCCCCTTACGTATGAAACGGCGTCCTGAACACGTAGCGGCTCGTTGCCGCCGAGTCGATGTTCTCGTTGGCGCCGAACGCACTAGTGCTGGCGACCATCCGGCCCAGGCGGTCCTTCAAGTCGTCATCGTCGGCGGCGCCGAAAAACGCGTGCAGATCGGCTATCGCCTCCGCGGGGAACAA encodes:
- a CDS encoding TIGR03618 family F420-dependent PPOX class oxidoreductase gives rise to the protein MTTLEDAVALAAAESGLAVISTVRADGTVQASLVNVGLLPHPHTGEPVLGFTTYGKVKLANLRERPQLAVTYRNGWQWATAEGRAELVGPDDSQPWLADADQLRLLLREVFTAAGGTHDDWDEYDRVMALERRAVVLIAPTRVYSNG